In Nocardia asteroides, the following proteins share a genomic window:
- a CDS encoding histidine phosphatase family protein: MQTVLRVDLVGHGLTEAVRKARFPVDEALDESGLPAVRACSTLLDAQVLTGPERRARETADTLGLVGERDARLRDLDAGAWRGTEMSGLAQDQLLAWLTDPEFRGHGGESVTDLVARVRFWLAEIASAGRDTVAVTHPAVIRAVLLVVLDAPPKSFWRIDVPPASVTRLHYRGNWTLRLGRP, encoded by the coding sequence GTGCAAACGGTGCTCAGAGTCGACCTCGTCGGCCATGGCTTGACGGAGGCGGTACGTAAGGCGCGGTTCCCGGTCGACGAGGCGTTGGACGAGTCGGGCCTGCCCGCGGTGCGGGCATGCTCGACGCTGCTCGACGCGCAGGTATTGACCGGGCCGGAACGCCGGGCCAGGGAGACCGCCGACACACTCGGACTGGTCGGCGAGCGCGATGCCCGGCTACGCGACCTCGACGCGGGCGCATGGCGGGGCACCGAAATGAGCGGCCTGGCCCAGGATCAGCTCCTGGCCTGGCTCACCGATCCCGAATTCCGGGGGCACGGTGGCGAATCGGTGACCGACCTGGTGGCCCGGGTGCGGTTCTGGCTGGCCGAGATCGCCTCGGCGGGCCGCGACACGGTGGCCGTGACGCATCCGGCGGTGATCCGCGCGGTGCTGCTGGTGGTGCTCGACGCGCCGCCGAAGTCGTTCTGGCGCATCGATGTTCCCCCGGCGAGTGTCACCCGGCTGCACTATCGCGGGAACTGGACGCTGCGCCTCGGGCGACCCTAG
- the amaB gene encoding L-piperidine-6-carboxylate dehydrogenase: protein MTDTVTEHFSEQLTLRATALLRGLGAAVPEPGDLLARTPISGSVLLPLAADTPAEVDAAIGRAAAAFRSWRAVPAPVRAAVVRKLAELLVAHQAELAELVTLEAGKIGAEALGEVQEMIDVCEFAIGLSRQLYGATMPSERPGHRLMETWHPLGVVGVISAFNFPVAVWAWNTAIALVCGDTVVWKPSETTPLTALACHTLLRRAAVEVGADPEVHQLIQGGATIGETLVEDPRVALLSATGSVRMGAIVAPRVAARFGRCLLELGGNNAAIVAPSADLELAVRGIVFAAAGTAGQRCTSLRRLIAHRSIADQLVERLAAAYGQLRVGNPLDDGVLVGPLIDERAYTSMQKALQQAQAAGGEIVCGGERVELVGPDAYYVRPAIVRMPAQTDLVREETFAPILYVLTYDEIGTAVDLNNAVPQGLSSAIFTLDQREAELFLAGSDCGIANVNIGTSGAEIGGAFGGEKQTGGGRESGSDSWKAYMRRATNTVNYSTELPLAQGIHFG, encoded by the coding sequence ATGACCGACACGGTGACCGAGCACTTCTCCGAGCAGCTGACGCTGCGGGCCACGGCCCTGCTGCGCGGCCTGGGCGCCGCCGTGCCCGAGCCCGGTGACCTGCTCGCCCGCACCCCCATCTCGGGCAGCGTGCTGCTGCCCCTGGCCGCCGACACCCCCGCCGAGGTCGACGCCGCGATCGGCCGGGCCGCCGCCGCGTTCCGATCCTGGCGCGCGGTGCCGGCCCCGGTCCGGGCCGCGGTCGTGCGCAAGCTCGCCGAACTGCTGGTCGCGCATCAGGCCGAGCTGGCCGAGCTGGTCACGCTGGAGGCGGGCAAGATCGGCGCGGAGGCACTGGGCGAGGTCCAGGAGATGATCGACGTCTGCGAGTTCGCGATCGGCCTGTCGCGCCAGCTCTACGGCGCCACCATGCCTTCCGAGCGGCCCGGCCATCGGTTGATGGAGACCTGGCACCCGCTCGGCGTGGTCGGGGTGATCTCGGCGTTCAACTTCCCGGTGGCGGTGTGGGCGTGGAACACCGCCATCGCGCTCGTCTGCGGCGACACCGTGGTGTGGAAGCCCTCGGAAACCACTCCGCTGACGGCTCTGGCCTGTCACACCCTGCTGCGGCGCGCGGCCGTCGAGGTCGGCGCCGATCCCGAAGTGCACCAGCTGATCCAGGGTGGCGCCACGATCGGCGAGACGCTCGTCGAAGACCCCCGCGTCGCCCTGCTCAGCGCGACCGGCTCGGTGCGCATGGGCGCCATCGTCGCCCCGCGGGTGGCGGCCAGGTTCGGCCGCTGCCTGCTGGAGCTGGGCGGCAACAATGCCGCGATCGTGGCGCCGAGCGCGGATCTGGAGCTGGCGGTGCGCGGCATCGTGTTCGCGGCGGCGGGTACCGCGGGTCAGCGCTGCACCTCGCTGCGCAGGCTCATCGCGCACCGCTCGATCGCCGATCAGCTGGTCGAGCGGCTGGCGGCGGCGTACGGCCAACTGCGCGTGGGCAATCCACTCGACGACGGGGTCCTCGTCGGACCGCTGATCGACGAGCGCGCCTACACCTCGATGCAGAAGGCGCTCCAGCAGGCGCAGGCCGCGGGCGGCGAGATCGTCTGCGGCGGTGAGCGCGTCGAGCTGGTCGGGCCCGACGCCTACTACGTGCGGCCCGCGATCGTGCGGATGCCCGCGCAGACCGACCTGGTGCGGGAGGAGACCTTCGCGCCGATCCTCTACGTGCTCACCTACGACGAGATCGGTACCGCCGTCGACCTCAACAACGCTGTGCCGCAAGGCCTCTCCTCGGCGATCTTCACCCTCGACCAGCGCGAGGCCGAGCTGTTCCTGGCCGGCTCGGACTGCGGTATCGCCAATGTGAACATCGGCACCTCGGGCGCGGAGATCGGCGGCGCGTTCGGCGGCGAGAAGCAGACCGGCGGCGGCCGCGAATCCGGCTCCGACTCCTGGAAGGCCTACATGCGCCGGGCCACCAACACGGTCAACTACTCGACCGAGCTGCCGCTGGCTCAGGGGATACATTTCGGCTGA
- a CDS encoding Lrp/AsnC family transcriptional regulator — protein sequence MADTPARPQLDDIDRLLIKELMTDGRATLSNLAEKASLSVSAVQSRVRRLEARGVIRGYAAHVDPEALGHLLSAFVAITPLDPSQPDDAPALLQHIPGIEACHSVAGEESYVLLVRVASPRHLEQLLQEIRATANVRTRSTIILQTFYDR from the coding sequence ATGGCGGATACACCGGCTAGACCCCAGCTCGACGACATCGACCGACTATTGATCAAAGAACTGATGACCGATGGTCGCGCCACGCTGTCGAATCTGGCGGAGAAGGCCAGCCTCTCGGTATCGGCGGTGCAGTCGCGGGTGCGCAGGCTCGAAGCGCGCGGGGTGATCCGCGGATACGCGGCCCATGTCGATCCCGAGGCGCTGGGGCATCTGCTGTCGGCGTTCGTCGCGATCACTCCTCTCGACCCGTCCCAGCCCGATGACGCGCCCGCCCTGTTGCAGCACATCCCCGGCATCGAGGCATGCCACTCGGTGGCGGGCGAGGAGAGCTACGTCCTGCTGGTCCGGGTGGCCTCCCCGCGGCACCTGGAACAGCTGCTGCAGGAGATCAGGGCCACCGCGAACGTGCGGACGCGCAGCACCATCATTCTGCAGACATTCTACGACAGGTAA
- the lat gene encoding L-lysine 6-transaminase codes for MTIELERPGAAVTPANRVHEILSSHILADGFELVLDLHKSHGRTLIDERDGTAYLDMFGFFASNALGMNHPALAGDDRFRAELATAALNKPSNSDMYTVAMARFVEAFVRVVGDPDLPHLFFVDGGALAVENALKVAFDWKSRHNELHGRPPELGTQVLHLTGAFHGRSGYTMSLTNTDPVKTARFPKFDWPRIETPHTFAGPDIAALEARAVAQAAQAFADHPHDIACFIAEPIQGEGGDRHLRPQFLGAMQRLCHDNDALFVLDEVQTGVGMTGTTWAYQQLGVRPDVVAFGKKTQVCGIMAGGRVDEVTDNVFRVSSRLNSTWGGNLTDMVRTRRILEVIEQYRLIEKSVPLGAYLLDQLRQLAAAHPDKVSEPRGRGLMCAITLATPDLRDRVVTALRERQHVLLLGTGPRGIRFRPPLTVTEEELEHAVDALDAVLTRERL; via the coding sequence GTGACCATCGAACTGGAGCGCCCCGGCGCGGCGGTCACCCCCGCCAACCGGGTCCACGAAATCCTGTCCTCGCACATCCTCGCGGACGGCTTCGAGCTGGTGCTCGACCTGCACAAGTCGCACGGCCGGACACTGATCGACGAGCGAGACGGCACCGCCTACCTCGACATGTTCGGCTTCTTCGCCTCCAACGCGCTCGGGATGAACCATCCCGCGCTCGCGGGCGACGACCGCTTCCGCGCCGAACTGGCCACCGCCGCGCTGAACAAGCCGAGCAATTCCGATATGTACACGGTGGCGATGGCCCGCTTCGTCGAGGCCTTCGTCCGCGTGGTCGGCGACCCCGACCTACCGCACCTGTTCTTCGTCGACGGCGGTGCCCTCGCCGTGGAGAACGCGCTCAAGGTCGCCTTCGACTGGAAGAGCAGGCACAACGAACTGCACGGCCGCCCACCGGAACTCGGCACCCAGGTGCTGCATCTGACCGGTGCCTTCCACGGCCGCAGCGGCTACACGATGTCGCTCACCAACACCGATCCGGTCAAGACCGCGCGCTTCCCGAAGTTCGACTGGCCGCGCATCGAGACGCCGCACACCTTCGCCGGCCCCGACATCGCCGCCCTGGAAGCCAGGGCCGTCGCCCAGGCCGCGCAGGCCTTCGCCGATCATCCGCACGACATCGCCTGCTTCATCGCCGAGCCCATCCAGGGCGAGGGCGGCGACCGGCACCTGCGGCCGCAGTTCCTCGGCGCCATGCAGCGGCTGTGTCACGACAACGACGCGCTGTTCGTCCTCGACGAGGTGCAGACCGGCGTCGGCATGACCGGAACCACTTGGGCCTACCAGCAATTGGGGGTGCGGCCCGATGTCGTGGCCTTCGGCAAGAAGACCCAGGTGTGCGGGATCATGGCGGGCGGACGGGTCGACGAGGTCACCGACAATGTGTTCCGGGTGAGCTCGCGGCTCAACTCCACCTGGGGCGGCAACCTCACCGACATGGTGCGCACCCGGCGCATCCTCGAGGTGATCGAGCAGTACCGGCTGATCGAGAAGTCGGTGCCGCTGGGCGCCTACCTGCTCGACCAGCTCCGCCAGCTCGCCGCCGCGCACCCGGACAAGGTGAGCGAACCGCGCGGGCGCGGCCTGATGTGCGCGATCACCCTGGCCACCCCGGATCTGCGGGACCGGGTGGTGACCGCCCTGCGGGAACGCCAGCACGTACTGCTGCTCGGCACCGGTCCGCGCGGTATCCGGTTCCGGCCGCCGCTGACGGTCACCGAGGAGGAGCTGGAGCACGCGGTCGACGCGCTGGACGCGGTCCTCACGCGAGAGCGGCTGTAG
- a CDS encoding metallophosphoesterase encodes MLQMLVVGAVLGLVHVLLYRRFVVATGLGTAARRAAGIVLVLLWIPAFVAVGAGSIYSPAPIRPIVWFGEVWLAVLFYLGIGLLGAGLVLLVARLAKYRDRRRLVRVLSVVVLLGSLGTVAYGVTEAERLRVVEAELAFAQLPREFDGLRVAVVADIHVGAARGSGFTQRVVDLVNAQRPDVIVLPGDLLDGAVRHVSGDIDPLAGLRSKYGQFVVAGNHEGYVNRPDSWLDYYDKLGLTSLRNSRAPLTVGGATIDIAGVYDFDATDPAPDVAAALAGQDPGRFTVLLAHQPLQGTAASEHGVDLQLSGHTHGGQMWPLMYPVRWINDTVWGHSRIGDMQLYTTRGIGAWGPPVRVGAPPDITVVTLRAG; translated from the coding sequence ATGCTCCAGATGTTGGTGGTCGGCGCGGTCCTCGGCCTCGTACACGTGCTGCTGTACCGGCGTTTCGTGGTCGCGACCGGGCTCGGCACCGCCGCGCGCCGTGCCGCCGGGATCGTGCTGGTGCTGCTGTGGATCCCGGCGTTCGTAGCGGTCGGTGCGGGAAGTATCTACTCGCCGGCGCCGATCCGGCCGATCGTCTGGTTCGGTGAAGTCTGGCTCGCGGTGCTGTTCTACCTCGGGATCGGGTTGCTGGGGGCCGGGCTCGTGCTGCTGGTGGCCCGGCTGGCGAAGTACCGGGATCGGCGGCGGCTGGTCCGGGTGCTGTCGGTGGTGGTGCTTCTCGGTTCGCTCGGCACAGTGGCCTACGGGGTCACGGAGGCCGAGCGGCTGCGGGTGGTCGAGGCCGAACTCGCCTTCGCGCAGCTGCCGCGGGAATTCGACGGGCTGCGGGTCGCGGTCGTCGCCGACATCCACGTCGGTGCCGCGCGGGGTTCCGGTTTCACCCAGCGCGTCGTCGATCTGGTCAACGCGCAGCGGCCCGATGTCATCGTGCTGCCGGGCGATCTGCTCGACGGCGCGGTGCGACACGTCAGCGGCGACATCGACCCGCTGGCCGGATTGCGCTCGAAATACGGGCAATTCGTGGTCGCGGGTAATCACGAAGGGTATGTGAACCGGCCCGACAGCTGGCTTGACTACTACGACAAGCTGGGGCTGACCTCGCTGCGCAACAGCCGCGCTCCGCTGACAGTCGGCGGCGCGACCATCGACATCGCCGGGGTCTACGACTTCGACGCCACCGATCCGGCGCCCGACGTGGCGGCCGCGCTGGCGGGACAGGATCCCGGCCGCTTCACCGTGCTGCTCGCGCATCAGCCGTTGCAGGGCACGGCGGCGAGCGAGCACGGGGTGGACCTGCAACTGTCCGGACACACCCACGGCGGTCAGATGTGGCCGCTGATGTATCCGGTCCGGTGGATCAACGACACCGTGTGGGGGCACAGCCGAATCGGCGACATGCAGCTGTACACCACCCGAGGCATCGGCGCGTGGGGACCGCCGGTCCGGGTCGGTGCGCCGCCGGACATCACCGTGGTGACGTTGCGCGCCGGCTGA
- a CDS encoding patatin-like phospholipase family protein — MTSSARIDRDPSASPDPATVAEVIRSRRTSGSRDDGNRLALVIEGGGSRGVYSSGMVQALEELGLSAVFDAVYGTSAGAINGAWLLCGRAATGMRSWTDATIMRRVVDPVRILRGRPVFDLRYLVHQVYDGIEPMDFPAILANPTTFHPIATDVRTGRSVDLGPHIVDKTTLMTALRASAGLPLLAGPPVDLGGRSYFDGGLSETVPIRTAVAAGTTHALVLRTRRSDEIRPPAPLLHRIVGGGYMRAIAPGAFRAWSQRPGQQAVEDDFLAGLGEQVLQVHPPAGAPAIDSAARDTDLLTRALEIGRTAVHSLLGAQPRLA; from the coding sequence GTGACCAGCAGTGCGCGTATCGATCGGGATCCGTCGGCTTCACCGGATCCGGCCACGGTCGCCGAGGTGATCCGGTCCCGGCGCACGTCCGGGTCCCGCGACGACGGGAACCGCCTCGCGCTCGTGATCGAGGGCGGCGGTAGTCGCGGGGTCTATTCCAGCGGCATGGTGCAGGCGCTCGAGGAACTGGGCCTGTCCGCGGTGTTCGACGCGGTCTACGGCACCTCGGCGGGGGCCATCAACGGCGCCTGGCTGCTGTGCGGACGCGCGGCGACGGGCATGCGGTCCTGGACCGACGCGACGATCATGCGTCGCGTGGTCGACCCGGTCCGCATCCTGCGCGGGCGCCCGGTCTTCGATCTGCGCTATCTGGTGCATCAGGTCTACGACGGCATCGAGCCGATGGACTTCCCCGCGATCCTGGCCAATCCCACCACCTTCCATCCCATCGCCACCGACGTCCGCACCGGCCGGTCGGTCGACCTCGGACCCCACATCGTCGACAAAACCACGTTGATGACCGCGCTACGGGCCTCCGCGGGCCTACCCCTGCTGGCCGGTCCCCCGGTCGATCTGGGCGGGCGCAGCTACTTCGACGGCGGCCTGTCCGAGACCGTGCCGATCCGCACCGCCGTGGCGGCCGGTACCACGCACGCGCTGGTGCTGCGGACCCGCCGCTCCGACGAGATCCGCCCGCCCGCGCCCCTGCTGCACCGCATCGTCGGCGGCGGCTACATGCGGGCCATCGCGCCCGGCGCCTTCCGCGCCTGGTCGCAGCGTCCCGGTCAGCAGGCCGTGGAGGACGACTTCCTCGCCGGCCTGGGCGAACAGGTCCTGCAGGTGCACCCGCCCGCGGGCGCCCCCGCCATCGACAGCGCGGCTCGCGACACCGACCTGCTCACCCGCGCGCTCGAGATCGGCCGCACCGCCGTTCACTCGCTGCTCGGCGCCCAGCCCCGCCTGGCCTGA
- a CDS encoding acetyl/propionyl/methylcrotonyl-CoA carboxylase subunit alpha: MPSHASARITKVLVANRGEIAVRVIRAAKDAGITSVAVYAEPDADAPFVKLADEAFALGGQTSAESYLVFDKILDAAAKSGADAIHPGYGFLSENADFAQAVLDAGLIWIGPSPQSIRDLGDKVTARHIAERASAPMAAGTKDPVKNADEVVAFAKEYGVPVAIKAAFGGGGRGMKVAHTIEEIPELFESATREAIAAFGRGECFVEQYLDKARHVEAQVIADQHGNVVVAGTRDCSLQRRFQKLVEEAPAPFLSDEVRAKIHDSAKRICREAGYYGAGTVEYLVQGETVSFLEVNTRLQVEHPVTEETAGIDLVRQQFRIANGEELTIKEDPTPRGHSFEFRINGEDAGRGFLPAPGPVSVYREPTGPGVRVDSGVVEGSVIGGQFDSMLAKLIVTGENREQALQRARRALAEFEVDGLATVIPFHRAIVEDPAFIGDGEKFDVYTKWIETEWKNTVEPFTAGGVTEDDEEALPRQKVVVEVGGRRVEVSLPGQFTLGGGAAGSAGNGAGVIRKKPKARKRGGAGAGAASGDAVTAPMQGTVVKVAVEEGQTVEAGDLIVVLEAMKMENPVNAHKAGVVTGLAVEAGAAITQGTVLAEIK; encoded by the coding sequence GTGCCCAGCCATGCCAGCGCACGGATCACGAAGGTACTCGTAGCTAACCGCGGCGAGATCGCGGTCCGCGTGATCCGGGCTGCCAAGGACGCGGGGATCACCAGCGTCGCGGTGTACGCCGAGCCCGATGCCGACGCTCCCTTCGTGAAGCTCGCCGACGAGGCGTTCGCCCTCGGCGGTCAGACCTCGGCCGAGTCGTACCTCGTGTTCGACAAGATCCTCGACGCCGCCGCCAAGTCCGGCGCCGACGCGATCCACCCGGGTTACGGCTTCCTCTCCGAGAACGCCGACTTCGCCCAGGCCGTCCTCGACGCCGGGCTCATCTGGATCGGCCCCTCGCCGCAGTCCATCCGCGACCTGGGCGACAAGGTCACCGCGCGCCACATCGCCGAGCGCGCCAGCGCGCCGATGGCCGCCGGTACCAAGGACCCCGTCAAGAACGCCGACGAGGTCGTCGCGTTCGCCAAGGAGTACGGCGTTCCCGTCGCCATCAAGGCGGCGTTCGGTGGCGGTGGCCGCGGCATGAAGGTCGCGCACACCATCGAGGAAATTCCCGAGCTGTTCGAGTCGGCCACCCGTGAGGCCATCGCCGCCTTCGGCCGTGGCGAGTGCTTCGTCGAGCAGTACCTGGACAAGGCCCGCCACGTCGAGGCCCAGGTCATTGCCGACCAGCACGGCAACGTGGTCGTCGCCGGTACCCGCGACTGCTCGCTGCAGCGCCGCTTCCAGAAGCTCGTCGAGGAGGCGCCCGCGCCGTTCCTGTCCGACGAGGTCCGCGCCAAGATCCACGACTCCGCCAAGCGCATCTGCCGCGAGGCCGGCTACTACGGCGCGGGCACCGTGGAGTACCTGGTGCAGGGCGAGACCGTGTCCTTCCTCGAGGTGAACACCCGCCTGCAGGTGGAGCACCCGGTCACCGAGGAGACCGCGGGCATCGACCTGGTGCGTCAGCAGTTCCGCATCGCCAACGGCGAAGAACTGACCATCAAGGAAGACCCCACCCCGCGCGGCCACTCGTTCGAGTTCCGGATCAACGGTGAGGACGCCGGCCGCGGCTTCCTGCCCGCCCCCGGCCCGGTCAGCGTGTACCGCGAGCCCACCGGCCCCGGCGTGCGCGTCGACTCCGGCGTCGTCGAGGGCAGCGTCATCGGCGGTCAGTTCGACTCGATGCTGGCCAAGCTGATCGTCACCGGCGAGAACCGCGAGCAGGCCCTGCAGCGCGCCCGGCGCGCGCTGGCCGAGTTCGAGGTCGACGGCCTGGCCACGGTCATCCCGTTCCACCGCGCGATCGTCGAGGACCCGGCGTTCATCGGCGACGGCGAGAAGTTCGACGTCTACACCAAGTGGATCGAAACCGAGTGGAAGAACACCGTCGAGCCGTTCACGGCCGGTGGCGTCACCGAGGACGACGAAGAGGCCCTGCCGCGGCAGAAGGTCGTCGTCGAGGTCGGTGGCCGTCGCGTCGAGGTGTCGCTGCCCGGTCAGTTCACCCTCGGCGGCGGCGCGGCGGGCTCGGCCGGTAACGGCGCGGGCGTCATCCGCAAGAAGCCGAAGGCGCGCAAGCGTGGCGGCGCCGGTGCCGGTGCGGCCTCCGGTGACGCGGTCACCGCGCCCATGCAGGGCACCGTCGTGAAGGTCGCGGTCGAAGAGGGCCAGACCGTCGAGGCGGGCGACCTGATCGTGGTGCTCGAGGCCATGAAGATGGAGAACCCGGTCAACGCGCACAAGGCGGGTGTCGTCACCGGCCTGGCCGTGGAGGCGGGCGCCGCGATCACCCAGGGCACCGTCCTGGCGGAGATCAAGTAG
- a CDS encoding sulfurtransferase has product MPVAPDPHPAFGSYAVPHRLVTTEWLSANIGVPGLKIIESNDDILLYDIGHVPGAVKIDWRGDLSDPVTRDYVDGARFTALMRAKGISREDTVVIYGDRGNAQAAHTAWIFTLFGHEDVRLLDGGRDAWISEERDTTFDLPYPAPSDYPEVERDDSTARAFREQVLARLGDPLVDVRSAQEYSGESEDKPLDQEYATLRGGHVPTAVNIPWAQACAADGRFRSRTELDELYGALPDADLVVYSRVGERSSHTWFVLTFLLGRRSVRNYDGSWIEWGNSVRLPISRGAEPGTAVTLN; this is encoded by the coding sequence GTGCCCGTCGCCCCGGATCCGCACCCCGCCTTCGGTTCCTACGCAGTCCCGCATCGATTGGTAACCACAGAATGGCTGTCCGCAAACATCGGTGTGCCCGGTTTGAAGATCATCGAGTCCAACGATGACATCCTGCTCTACGACATCGGCCATGTCCCCGGCGCGGTCAAGATCGACTGGCGTGGCGACCTGAGCGACCCGGTCACCCGCGATTACGTCGACGGCGCCCGGTTCACCGCCCTCATGCGGGCCAAGGGCATCTCCCGCGAGGACACCGTGGTGATCTACGGCGACCGCGGTAACGCCCAGGCCGCGCACACCGCCTGGATCTTCACCCTGTTCGGCCACGAGGACGTGCGCCTGCTCGACGGCGGCCGCGACGCCTGGATCTCCGAGGAACGCGACACCACTTTCGACCTGCCCTACCCGGCGCCCAGCGACTACCCCGAGGTCGAACGCGACGACAGCACCGCCCGCGCGTTCCGCGAACAGGTGCTGGCCCGCCTCGGCGACCCGCTGGTCGACGTGCGCTCGGCCCAGGAGTACTCGGGCGAGTCCGAGGACAAGCCGCTGGACCAGGAGTACGCGACGCTGCGCGGCGGCCACGTGCCCACCGCGGTGAACATCCCGTGGGCGCAGGCCTGCGCCGCCGACGGCCGCTTCCGGTCGCGCACCGAGCTCGACGAGCTCTACGGCGCCCTGCCGGACGCGGATCTGGTCGTGTACAGCCGCGTCGGCGAGCGGTCCAGCCACACCTGGTTCGTCCTGACCTTCCTGCTCGGCCGCAGGTCGGTGCGCAATTACGACGGTTCCTGGATCGAATGGGGCAACTCGGTGCGGCTGCCGATCAGCCGGGGCGCCGAACCGGGCACCGCGGTCACACTTAATTGA
- a CDS encoding helix-turn-helix transcriptional regulator → MSDSWPRRRLLAILRGATEPLDAQELARITGQHVTTVRFHLDVLTRESLVRQFQQPPRGRGRPRIGYRAVQRSVGYQELAQVLADHLGPDPVTRAAAAVAAGRAWGARMDIGAHPVETLADARDITMSLMSELGFAPEKDPAGETPEHVQINLTACPLRELARSHSEVVCGVHQGLMREVLERNGARGRVDVRLHPFAEPELCTARLELTLSAENPAPQATPAATGEQPVIAPSGPRVPPQLRDTDTDVFEQPAQQR, encoded by the coding sequence ATGTCCGATTCTTGGCCGCGACGCCGACTGCTCGCGATCCTACGTGGCGCCACCGAGCCCCTCGACGCCCAGGAACTGGCCCGGATCACCGGACAGCATGTCACCACCGTCCGATTCCACCTCGACGTCCTCACCCGCGAATCCCTCGTCCGGCAGTTCCAGCAGCCGCCGCGCGGCCGTGGACGCCCGCGCATCGGGTATCGCGCCGTGCAGCGCTCGGTGGGCTATCAGGAACTCGCCCAGGTCCTCGCCGACCACCTCGGCCCCGATCCGGTGACCCGCGCCGCGGCCGCCGTCGCCGCGGGCCGCGCCTGGGGAGCGCGCATGGACATCGGCGCGCACCCGGTGGAGACGCTGGCCGACGCCAGGGACATCACCATGTCGCTGATGTCGGAGCTGGGCTTCGCGCCAGAGAAGGACCCGGCGGGGGAGACGCCGGAGCACGTGCAGATCAATCTCACCGCCTGCCCGCTGCGGGAACTGGCCCGCTCGCACTCCGAGGTCGTGTGCGGTGTGCACCAGGGACTCATGCGCGAAGTGCTCGAACGCAACGGGGCACGCGGCCGGGTAGACGTGCGGTTGCACCCGTTCGCGGAGCCGGAACTGTGCACGGCCCGCCTGGAGCTCACGCTGAGCGCCGAGAACCCCGCCCCCCAGGCGACACCCGCCGCGACCGGGGAACAGCCGGTGATCGCGCCGTCAGGCCCGCGCGTCCCGCCACAGCTGCGTGACACCGACACCGACGTCTTCGAGCAGCCTGCGCAACAGCGGTAG
- a CDS encoding Maf family protein, translating to MTRLVLASASPARLGILRTAGIDPVVRVSGVDEDAVSAALPPDTSSSGVVVALARAKAVDVAASIPELAADCVVVGCDSMLLVDGQLQGKPHTPEVARARWAAMAGRSAELLTGHCVLRLRDGEIVAESAECSGTTVHFAKPEPDELDAYIATGEPLQVAGAFTLDGLGGWFVDRIEGDPSSVIGIGLPLLRRLLEDVGVGVTQLWRDARA from the coding sequence GTGACCCGGCTGGTTCTGGCCTCCGCGTCCCCGGCCCGGCTCGGGATTCTGCGCACGGCGGGTATCGATCCCGTCGTGCGCGTCTCGGGTGTGGACGAGGACGCGGTCTCGGCCGCGCTACCCCCTGACACCTCCTCCTCCGGCGTCGTCGTCGCCCTGGCCCGTGCCAAGGCGGTCGACGTCGCCGCGTCGATTCCCGAACTCGCCGCCGACTGTGTCGTCGTCGGCTGCGATTCGATGCTGCTCGTCGACGGGCAGCTGCAAGGCAAACCGCACACCCCCGAGGTGGCGCGGGCGCGCTGGGCCGCGATGGCGGGCCGCAGCGCCGAGCTGCTGACCGGGCACTGTGTGCTGCGGCTGCGCGACGGCGAGATCGTCGCCGAGTCGGCCGAGTGCAGCGGCACCACGGTGCATTTCGCGAAACCGGAACCCGACGAACTCGACGCCTACATCGCCACCGGCGAGCCGCTGCAGGTCGCGGGCGCGTTCACCCTGGACGGGCTGGGCGGCTGGTTCGTGGACCGGATCGAGGGTGACCCGTCCAGCGTCATCGGGATCGGGCTACCGCTGTTGCGCAGGCTGCTCGAAGACGTCGGTGTCGGTGTCACGCAGCTGTGGCGGGACGCGCGGGCCTGA
- a CDS encoding acyl-CoA carboxylase epsilon subunit, which produces MTTVAEEDVLTAAELELAVEPLVDEVEQSVSAVAVEPAESLGEPMFRIVKGSPTDEDVAALVAVLSAAAANVPAGGATGPVDNWGRATLMHRGTSPFSPYAYPMLSHLR; this is translated from the coding sequence GTGACAACTGTGGCAGAAGAAGACGTGTTGACCGCCGCCGAGCTCGAGCTCGCCGTCGAACCACTCGTCGACGAGGTCGAGCAGTCTGTGAGCGCGGTTGCCGTCGAGCCCGCGGAAAGCCTCGGTGAGCCGATGTTCCGCATCGTGAAGGGCTCACCGACCGACGAGGACGTCGCGGCCCTGGTCGCCGTCCTGAGCGCGGCCGCCGCGAACGTCCCCGCGGGCGGCGCGACCGGACCGGTCGACAACTGGGGCCGCGCGACGCTGATGCATCGCGGTACCTCCCCGTTCTCGCCGTACGCGTACCCGATGCTGTCGCATCTGCGCTGA